In Deltaproteobacteria bacterium, a genomic segment contains:
- a CDS encoding L-threonylcarbamoyladenylate synthase, which translates to MLISINSQNPQMRLIKKAVEILQQGGLVIYPTDTVYGLGCALSNKRGIERIYAIKRQNKKQPLSFICADLKDISSYARVSDPSYKTMKHFLPGPYTFILEASRLVPKIILPKRKTTGIRVPDNAICLALVRELGEPIINSSVKNERDEFISDPRIIEEKFRHHVDLVIDGGILAPEPSSVISLIEDRIEVIRTGKGDVTAFLRLK; encoded by the coding sequence ATGTTAATTTCCATAAACAGCCAAAATCCCCAGATGCGGCTGATTAAAAAGGCGGTGGAGATTCTCCAGCAGGGCGGGCTCGTTATCTATCCTACCGACACGGTCTACGGTCTCGGGTGTGCGCTGTCCAACAAGAGAGGGATAGAAAGGATCTACGCAATCAAGCGACAGAACAAAAAACAGCCTTTAAGTTTCATCTGTGCCGATCTCAAAGACATCAGCAGTTATGCACGGGTATCTGATCCCTCCTACAAGACCATGAAGCACTTCCTGCCCGGTCCTTACACTTTTATTCTTGAGGCCTCGCGCCTGGTACCAAAAATCATCCTGCCCAAGAGAAAGACGACCGGCATCAGGGTCCCGGATAACGCCATCTGCTTGGCCTTGGTCAGGGAACTGGGCGAGCCCATCATCAACAGCAGCGTTAAAAACGAAAGGGATGAATTTATCAGCGATCCCCGGATAATTGAAGAAAAGTTCCGGCATCATGTGGACCTGGTTATTGACGGCGGCATACTGGCGCCGGAACCTTCCTCCGTCATCAGTCTCATAGAAGACAGGATAGAAGTTATCAGAACCGGCAAAGGCGATGTAACGGCTTTTTTACGATTAAAATAA
- a CDS encoding AMP-binding protein, which produces MIKSMNIAWWVLRWSELQPHKPAIIFKGQEISYLELHRRANRASCWLQSLGIEKGDRVGVLLENCPEFIDLYIACARLGAIFVPINFRLARPDLGFILGNSRPRLFVFGERYGELVTGLNLNTCTPPMLLGSVGHKIASPEIMDYNVETKAFDGQEPFLTESLGPTDPEEPHVIMYTSGTTGQPKGAVLSHRKTFFNCLNADIFFNLHFDDIMLIVLPLYHSGGLFIQASPILYKGATMIIHPKFDPDMTYKDIERFRVTKLLGVPTVYRALLGVEQERRGSLSSLLVCAIGGEKTTPELLARCMQAGFPLCQIMGQTETSILLWASAEESLRKPGTVGRPVFHAEVNLVDRQDRPVNSGEVGEIVVRGSIMMKEYWQDPVRSEETIKNGWLYTGDLARKDEDGYFYLVDRAKDMYISGGENVYPAEVEKALREHPCVEDIAIVGVADEIWGEVGHAFVITKIGANVLAEDVISFCGGRLARFKWPRHVTFCRDFPRTSLGKVRKALLVNGEPVSK; this is translated from the coding sequence ATGATCAAGTCAATGAACATAGCCTGGTGGGTGTTGCGCTGGAGTGAACTGCAGCCTCATAAACCTGCTATCATCTTCAAAGGACAGGAGATCAGCTATCTGGAGCTTCACCGGAGGGCAAACCGTGCGAGTTGCTGGCTCCAGTCCCTGGGGATCGAGAAGGGAGACCGGGTAGGGGTGTTGCTCGAAAACTGTCCGGAGTTTATTGATCTTTACATTGCCTGTGCCCGCCTGGGGGCGATCTTCGTGCCCATCAATTTCCGTCTCGCAAGGCCCGATTTGGGCTTTATCTTGGGGAATTCCCGGCCCCGGCTCTTCGTCTTCGGAGAACGTTACGGAGAACTGGTTACCGGACTCAACCTGAACACCTGCACACCTCCCATGTTGCTCGGAAGCGTTGGTCACAAGATCGCATCCCCTGAAATCATGGACTACAACGTTGAGACAAAGGCCTTTGACGGACAGGAGCCGTTTCTAACGGAGTCTCTGGGCCCCACCGACCCCGAAGAGCCCCATGTCATCATGTACACTTCCGGCACCACCGGCCAGCCAAAGGGGGCCGTCCTTTCCCATCGTAAGACCTTCTTCAATTGTCTCAACGCGGATATTTTCTTCAATCTCCACTTTGACGATATCATGCTCATTGTCCTTCCCCTTTACCACTCCGGAGGGCTCTTTATCCAGGCTTCGCCAATCCTGTACAAGGGCGCAACCATGATCATTCATCCCAAGTTCGATCCCGACATGACCTATAAGGACATAGAGCGGTTCAGGGTAACCAAACTACTCGGTGTTCCCACGGTTTATAGAGCGCTCCTTGGGGTTGAGCAGGAGCGAAGGGGAAGCCTTTCTTCTCTATTGGTTTGTGCCATAGGCGGGGAAAAGACCACACCCGAGCTGCTGGCCCGATGCATGCAGGCCGGGTTTCCTCTTTGCCAGATCATGGGCCAGACAGAGACCTCTATCCTCCTTTGGGCCTCCGCGGAAGAGTCATTGCGAAAACCTGGTACCGTCGGCCGACCCGTTTTCCACGCGGAGGTTAATCTGGTGGACCGACAAGACCGGCCCGTAAATTCCGGTGAAGTGGGTGAGATCGTCGTGCGGGGCTCCATTATGATGAAGGAATACTGGCAGGACCCTGTTCGCTCCGAAGAGACAATCAAAAACGGCTGGCTCTACACGGGGGACTTGGCCCGCAAAGATGAAGATGGGTATTTCTACCTGGTGGACCGGGCCAAGGACATGTATATCTCGGGGGGTGAAAATGTCTATCCGGCGGAAGTGGAGAAGGCCCTGCGGGAGCACCCGTGTGTTGAGGATATCGCTATCGTGGGCGTTGCAGACGAGATATGGGGTGAAGTGGGGCACGCTTTTGTCATTACCAAGATTGGGGCAAATGTTCTGGCAGAAGACGTGATCTCCTTCTGCGGGGGGCGGTTAGCCCGCTTCAAATGGCCGAGGCACGTGACTTTTTGCAGGGATTTTCCCCGCACAAGCCTTGGAAAAGTACGAAAGGCCTTGCTTGTCAACGGGGAACCTGTGTCGAAGTGA
- the cimA gene encoding citramalate synthase, which translates to MAAADVLLYDTTLRDGTQGEQINFTAEDKLRIARRLDDNGFHYIEGGWPGSNPKDMRFFELAKEADLKQARLTAFGSTRKPDIKPEDCPNLQALIAAATPTVTIFGKSWDLHVNEILQTTLLENMAMIRDSIIFLKAMGKETIFDAEHFFDGYKNNPHYALEVIETAAVAGADMIVLCDTNGGTMPQEITEIIAAVSELIPPQRLGIHAHNDCGLAVANSLAAVLCGVRMVQGTVNGFGERCGNANLITIISNLQLKMGKNCLTEAQLSQLSKLAHYVSDVANIPPVPYSPYVGRSAFAHKGGIHVSAIAKNASAYEHIKPELVGNRQRVLVSDLAGKSNIEYKAREMGIDLGTDELTSRKIVTEIKKMEDEGYQFDAAEGSLSLLIKKTTGEFKAPFALESFQVINSKTDATPSQCHATVKITVGDEEELTAAEGNGPINALDHALRKALTKFYPQIAEMHLVDFKVRIIESSEGTGAKVRVLLDSRDDNDLWSTIGVSANIIDAGWYALVDSIQYKLSKDKLNKHNPTNGTRKE; encoded by the coding sequence ATGGCGGCAGCGGATGTATTGCTCTACGACACAACATTAAGGGACGGCACACAAGGGGAACAGATCAATTTCACGGCTGAGGATAAATTACGCATTGCGCGGCGTCTGGATGATAATGGTTTCCACTATATAGAAGGGGGCTGGCCCGGCTCTAATCCGAAGGACATGCGTTTCTTTGAACTGGCGAAAGAGGCTGATCTCAAGCAGGCCCGTCTTACCGCCTTCGGCAGCACGCGCAAGCCCGATATAAAACCGGAAGATTGTCCCAACCTGCAGGCGCTTATAGCCGCAGCAACACCGACGGTGACGATTTTCGGCAAGTCATGGGATCTGCATGTAAATGAGATCCTGCAAACAACCCTCCTCGAAAACATGGCCATGATTCGTGATTCCATAATTTTTCTTAAGGCCATGGGAAAAGAAACGATTTTCGATGCCGAGCATTTCTTTGACGGCTACAAGAACAATCCCCATTACGCCTTGGAGGTTATAGAGACAGCCGCTGTCGCCGGCGCAGACATGATCGTTCTGTGTGATACCAATGGCGGTACCATGCCTCAGGAAATCACTGAAATAATCGCCGCTGTCAGTGAACTCATTCCGCCGCAGCGCCTGGGCATCCATGCCCATAATGATTGCGGACTGGCGGTGGCCAATTCCCTGGCGGCAGTTCTGTGCGGAGTGAGGATGGTGCAAGGGACGGTTAACGGCTTTGGCGAGCGGTGCGGCAACGCCAACCTGATTACCATCATCTCCAACTTGCAGCTCAAAATGGGTAAGAATTGCCTGACTGAGGCCCAGCTCAGCCAATTGTCCAAGCTGGCCCATTATGTAAGCGATGTGGCCAACATTCCTCCCGTTCCGTATAGCCCCTACGTCGGGCGCAGCGCCTTCGCCCATAAGGGGGGGATCCATGTGAGCGCCATTGCCAAAAACGCCAGTGCCTACGAACACATCAAACCGGAATTGGTGGGGAACCGGCAGCGCGTCCTGGTTTCGGATCTGGCCGGGAAAAGCAATATCGAGTACAAGGCCCGGGAAATGGGGATTGACCTGGGAACCGACGAGCTTACGAGCCGGAAGATCGTGACGGAAATCAAAAAAATGGAAGATGAGGGCTATCAGTTTGATGCAGCCGAAGGCTCATTGTCGCTGCTGATCAAGAAAACAACCGGTGAATTCAAGGCGCCTTTTGCCCTGGAAAGTTTTCAGGTCATCAACTCCAAGACGGACGCGACGCCCTCCCAGTGCCACGCAACGGTCAAGATAACCGTCGGCGATGAAGAAGAGCTGACGGCGGCGGAAGGCAACGGCCCCATCAATGCCCTTGATCATGCCTTAAGGAAGGCCCTGACAAAATTTTATCCCCAGATTGCCGAGATGCACCTGGTGGATTTCAAGGTCCGGATCATCGAGAGTAGCGAAGGTACCGGGGCCAAGGTGAGGGTTTTACTGGATTCCCGTGATGACAATGATCTCTGGAGCACGATCGGCGTCTCCGCCAATATCATTGATGCCGGTTGGTATGCACTCGTGGACAGCATCCAGTATAAATTAAGCAAGGACAAACTGAACAAGCATAATCCGACCAACGGGACCAGGAAAGAATAA
- a CDS encoding Rne/Rng family ribonuclease — protein sequence MKQEMLINAVHPEQKRMAILEDGKLIEFDIQMSFKQPITGNIYLGVVQKVERGLQAAFVNYGGKKDGFLPLRDVSPDNFTEASSREGNHEAGRHTLKVGQEVLVQVLREVSGQKGALLTGYISLPGRYLVLLPNKESSGVSRKIEDEDDRKRLKAIVGQIQKDEGLGFIVRTAGMSRTKQELSRDYQHLLRLWQEIQKKTKSISAPALIYQESDFGVRTLRDYFIPEITEIWVDDPETFKKMRAYCKAIAPRNLKMIQLYKEKTSIFDKFQLEDQIRGIYQDRVNLKSGGYVIIKPTEAMITIDVNSGRASNKRNVEETAFRTNIEAAEEVARQLRLRDLGGLIVIDFIDMMDRKNNAEVERTFKKALSLDRARIQLAKISKFGIMELSRQKKHSTIQEISYMPCPFCHGSGIRPSLEYAALSAFRKMESQAVKGASSSLTVSLPHEVAHYLLNQKRSEICKLETDYEMDIHVVTVTDMAWDAVTIEATTRKPILGAQEARLKSLTGQEEGQELEAEESDEEEINSELVEYPEKSTIVA from the coding sequence ATGAAACAGGAGATGCTCATCAATGCCGTCCACCCGGAACAGAAGCGGATGGCCATTCTGGAAGACGGCAAACTCATTGAATTCGACATCCAGATGTCTTTTAAGCAGCCCATCACGGGTAATATTTACCTGGGTGTAGTTCAAAAGGTGGAACGGGGCCTGCAGGCCGCCTTTGTAAACTACGGCGGCAAGAAGGATGGCTTTCTGCCCTTGCGCGACGTGAGCCCGGATAATTTCACGGAAGCAAGTAGCAGAGAAGGCAATCACGAAGCGGGAAGACATACGCTGAAAGTCGGGCAGGAGGTACTGGTCCAGGTACTCCGGGAGGTAAGCGGCCAGAAGGGCGCCCTGCTGACCGGTTATATCTCACTGCCGGGCCGCTACCTCGTCCTGCTGCCGAACAAAGAGAGCAGCGGCGTTTCGCGCAAGATAGAAGATGAAGATGACAGGAAGCGTTTGAAGGCGATCGTGGGACAGATACAAAAAGATGAGGGGCTCGGCTTTATCGTCCGTACCGCCGGCATGAGCCGCACGAAACAGGAACTCTCCCGCGACTACCAGCACCTTTTAAGGCTCTGGCAGGAAATCCAGAAAAAAACAAAATCCATCTCGGCCCCGGCACTGATCTATCAGGAAAGCGATTTCGGCGTCCGGACCCTGCGGGATTATTTTATCCCGGAGATTACGGAAATATGGGTGGACGACCCGGAGACATTCAAAAAAATGCGCGCCTACTGCAAGGCTATCGCTCCCCGGAATTTAAAGATGATCCAGCTTTACAAGGAAAAAACTTCCATCTTCGACAAATTCCAGTTGGAAGATCAGATCCGCGGCATCTACCAGGATCGGGTCAATCTGAAGTCCGGCGGCTATGTCATCATCAAACCCACGGAGGCCATGATTACCATTGATGTCAACTCCGGGCGGGCCTCCAACAAAAGGAATGTGGAAGAGACGGCTTTCCGGACCAATATCGAGGCCGCCGAGGAAGTAGCCAGACAGCTCCGCCTGCGCGATCTCGGCGGTCTGATCGTGATAGATTTTATTGACATGATGGACCGGAAAAACAATGCGGAGGTAGAAAGAACCTTCAAGAAGGCCTTGAGCCTCGATCGGGCCCGGATCCAATTGGCGAAAATTTCCAAGTTCGGCATCATGGAGCTTTCGCGCCAGAAAAAGCACTCCACCATCCAGGAAATCAGCTACATGCCCTGTCCTTTCTGCCATGGCAGCGGTATCCGGCCATCCCTTGAATATGCGGCGCTCAGCGCCTTCCGGAAAATGGAATCCCAGGCGGTAAAAGGCGCCTCTTCCAGCCTCACGGTTTCGCTTCCTCACGAAGTGGCCCATTATCTGCTCAACCAGAAGCGTAGCGAAATCTGTAAGCTGGAAACTGACTACGAGATGGACATCCATGTTGTGACCGTGACCGACATGGCCTGGGATGCCGTAACTATCGAAGCGACTACGAGAAAACCTATCTTGGGGGCACAGGAAGCCAGATTGAAA